Below is a genomic region from Methanobacterium sp..
ATCTTTAAAAAATGTAGATGGAGTCAAAGAAGTTAAAGTAGATCTAGAATCAGGAAAAGCCACCGTTAAATACAATCCTAAAAAAGTGGAACCCTCAAAACTAGAAGAAGCTGTAAAAGAAGCAGGCTACGACGTGATTAATTAATCACAAGCTTAGAAAATATAATAATATTCTAATGAGTTAAGAATTAAAAAAAGC
It encodes:
- a CDS encoding copper ion binding protein, whose product is MFDSTKAEIKISGMSCAHCVARVEKSLKNVDGVKEVKVDLESGKATVKYNPKKVEPSKLEEAVKEAGYDVIN